One window of Bacteroidota bacterium genomic DNA carries:
- a CDS encoding TraR/DksA family transcriptional regulator, translating into MKNYEPIPVFRKPEPPQPKFKGKKDNRTRYSDKELEEFKNIIHEKLAEAEKDYDLLKNTLAHRDEHGTDDTSPTFKVLEDGSDAMSREEIAQLAARQEKHIQNLKNALIRIENKTYGICRVTGKLIPKERLRSVPHATLSIEAKLTQHS; encoded by the coding sequence ATGAAAAATTATGAACCCATACCTGTGTTCAGAAAACCCGAACCTCCGCAGCCAAAATTTAAGGGAAAAAAAGATAACCGCACACGTTATTCCGATAAGGAACTGGAAGAGTTCAAGAACATCATTCACGAAAAATTAGCAGAGGCAGAAAAAGATTATGATCTTTTGAAAAATACACTGGCTCACCGTGATGAACACGGAACGGATGATACTTCTCCAACTTTCAAAGTGCTGGAAGATGGCTCTGATGCAATGTCGCGGGAAGAAATTGCGCAACTTGCCGCACGTCAGGAAAAACATATTCAGAACCTGAAGAACGCTCTCATCCGCATTGAAAACAAAACGTATGGAATCTGTCGCGTTACAGGGAAATTAATTCCGAAAGAAAGATTGCGCAGCGTTCCACATGCTACTCTAAGCATTGAAGCGAAACTGACGCAGCATTCTTAA
- a CDS encoding ribonuclease H family protein, protein MAKPKPKYYVVWKGKETGVFDSWDKCKKQIQGFTGAQYKSFTSLALAHQALSKSYNDFIGKNVFESELSTEQLARIGKPIDESICVDAAYNGKEMEYKGVYTKTKQELFKLGPFEDATNNIGEFLAIVHALGYLKKQNSAAPVYSDSLTAMSWVKNKHAKTKLVITKENQSLFYLIDRAEKWLRSTKYPNRLLKWETKAWGENPADFGRK, encoded by the coding sequence ATGGCAAAGCCAAAGCCGAAATATTATGTAGTGTGGAAAGGAAAAGAAACAGGCGTGTTTGATTCGTGGGATAAATGCAAAAAACAAATTCAGGGATTTACGGGAGCTCAATACAAATCATTCACTTCCCTCGCTCTTGCTCACCAAGCACTCAGTAAATCTTACAACGATTTTATTGGTAAAAATGTTTTCGAATCCGAACTTTCTACCGAACAACTTGCGCGGATTGGAAAACCAATTGATGAAAGCATTTGCGTGGACGCTGCTTACAACGGAAAGGAAATGGAATACAAAGGCGTTTACACAAAGACGAAGCAGGAACTTTTCAAACTCGGACCGTTTGAAGATGCCACAAACAACATAGGAGAATTTCTCGCCATCGTGCATGCGCTCGGATATTTAAAAAAGCAAAACAGTGCCGCGCCTGTTTATTCCGATAGTTTAACTGCCATGAGTTGGGTAAAGAACAAACACGCAAAAACAAAACTTGTCATCACAAAAGAAAACCAGTCTTTATTCTATCTGATTGACCGTGCTGAAAAATGGCTTCGGTCAACTAAATACCCGAACCGATTACTCAAATGGGAAACAAAAGCATGGGGAGAAAACCCTGCGGACTTTGGGAGGAAGTGA
- a CDS encoding isoleucine--tRNA ligase yields the protein MVSKYPEYKNLNLPQIGKEILDWWEKEKIFEKSVSTREGAEPFVFYEGPPSANGMPGIHHVMARAIKDIFCRYQTLKGKQVKRKAGWDTHGLPIELAIEKTLGITKEDIGKKISIEDYNKACRKEVMKYQDKWEEVTRMMGYWVDMKHPYVTYENNYIESVWWLLKELYNKKLLYKGYTIQPYSPAAGTGLSTHELNQPGCYRNVRDTTAVAMFKVSENSKDILEELIKGCGERFGPNDIYLLAWTTTPWTLPSNTALAVGTKIDYVAVKTVNQYSKKEAVVILASALRDKYFGDGKSKLPVGEDVATFKGKDLEGISYEQLLPFAQPKDGEAFKVVCGDFVTTEDGTGIVHIAPSFGADDFRVAKQNGIGSLTLVDRRGKFLPEVKDDIFLYGDEYVKAEYLSDEEKKIEFQKQKKILEAKRKIKELKEYLSVDERIVLKLQEEGKLFKKEKYEHTYPHCWRTDKPILYYPLDSWFVKVTAMKDRMIELNKTINWKPEHTGTGRFGEWLNNLQDWNLSRSRFWGIPLPIWRESPFPTLPDGKGEEICIGSVEELRKEIDKSVALGFMKDNPLRKKDFDLHKPYADEIILASSKGKKMFREADLIDVWFDSGAMPYAQHHFPFENKNLFPLPFGEGKGGASFPADFIAEGVDQTRGWFYTLHAIAALCFDSVAYKNVVSNGLVLDKNGNKMSKRLGNAADPFSTLEKYGPDAVRWYMVTNADPWDNLKFDLEGVAEKQRSFFGTLYNTYAFFALYANIDNFAFVEKEIPLKNKSEIDRWILSELNSLVKVVDESYSSYEPTKAGRAIETFVDEHLSNWYVRLSRRRFWKGDYSQDKISAYQTLYRCLEVVAQLASPIAPFFSDKLFKDLNDVTKKQNSESVHLSIFPKADETVIDKPLEERMEMAQKISSMILSIRKKENIRVRQPLNKIQIPVLDESNKKKIEAVKDLILSEVNVKAIEFVDESTTLIVKSLKLNFKTLGKKCGKDMKEVQQYANANAPEIISSIEKTGKIDIGINGANYTLQNEDVEIIPVDIPGWKVANSGSLTVALDITITPQLREEGIAREIVNRIQNLRKENKFEVTDRIDVRVKNHPKINSAIINNLDYIRAEILANAFEIVNEINGNGVEIEVDDEIKTMVAIDRIKQLN from the coding sequence ATAGTGAGTAAATACCCCGAATACAAAAATCTCAACCTTCCTCAAATCGGAAAAGAAATTCTCGATTGGTGGGAGAAGGAAAAGATTTTTGAGAAAAGCGTTTCTACTCGTGAAGGTGCTGAGCCGTTCGTTTTTTATGAAGGACCTCCTTCAGCTAACGGAATGCCCGGCATACATCACGTGATGGCGCGTGCGATAAAGGATATTTTTTGTCGTTATCAAACTCTGAAAGGAAAACAGGTAAAACGCAAAGCCGGATGGGACACGCACGGACTTCCGATAGAACTTGCGATTGAAAAAACTTTAGGAATCACGAAAGAAGACATCGGCAAAAAAATTTCTATTGAAGATTATAACAAAGCATGCAGAAAAGAAGTGATGAAATACCAGGACAAATGGGAAGAAGTTACGCGCATGATGGGCTATTGGGTGGATATGAAACATCCGTACGTTACGTATGAGAACAATTACATTGAAAGTGTTTGGTGGCTGTTGAAAGAACTTTACAACAAGAAGCTTTTATATAAAGGTTACACTATTCAGCCGTATTCTCCTGCAGCAGGAACGGGATTGAGTACGCACGAGTTAAATCAGCCGGGATGTTACAGGAATGTGAGAGATACTACAGCTGTGGCGATGTTTAAGGTATCTGAAAATTCAAAAGATATACTAGAAGAACTAATCAAAGGATGTGGTGAGCGATTTGGTCCGAATGATATTTATCTGTTAGCATGGACAACCACTCCATGGACCCTTCCTTCAAATACTGCACTTGCTGTAGGAACCAAGATTGATTATGTAGCAGTGAAAACTGTAAATCAATATTCGAAGAAGGAAGCTGTAGTGATTCTCGCAAGTGCACTTCGCGATAAATATTTCGGTGACGGAAAATCAAAACTCCCTGTTGGGGAAGATGTGGCAACTTTTAAAGGAAAAGATTTGGAAGGAATTTCATACGAACAGCTTCTCCCTTTCGCTCAACCCAAAGACGGAGAAGCTTTCAAAGTAGTATGCGGAGATTTTGTTACTACTGAAGACGGAACAGGCATCGTACACATCGCTCCGAGTTTTGGTGCGGATGACTTTCGTGTAGCAAAACAGAATGGAATCGGTTCGCTTACTCTCGTTGACAGACGTGGAAAGTTTTTACCCGAAGTGAAAGATGATATTTTCCTTTATGGAGATGAATATGTGAAGGCGGAATATCTTAGCGATGAAGAAAAGAAGATAGAATTTCAGAAGCAGAAAAAAATTCTTGAAGCGAAAAGGAAAATCAAAGAGCTGAAAGAATATCTGAGCGTAGATGAACGTATTGTGTTGAAACTTCAGGAAGAAGGAAAACTTTTCAAGAAAGAAAAATACGAACATACTTATCCGCATTGCTGGAGAACCGATAAGCCTATTTTATATTATCCGCTCGACAGTTGGTTTGTGAAAGTGACAGCGATGAAAGACAGAATGATTGAACTCAATAAAACCATCAACTGGAAACCCGAACACACCGGTACAGGAAGATTCGGAGAGTGGCTGAATAATTTACAGGATTGGAATTTATCGCGCTCGCGCTTCTGGGGAATTCCGCTTCCCATCTGGAGAGAGAGCCCATTCCCAACCCTTCCCGATGGGAAGGGAGAAGAAATTTGTATTGGTTCGGTGGAAGAACTGAGAAAAGAAATAGATAAATCTGTAGCTCTTGGATTCATGAAAGACAACCCATTGAGGAAAAAGGATTTTGATTTGCATAAACCTTATGCCGATGAAATTATTCTGGCTTCTTCCAAAGGAAAGAAAATGTTTCGTGAAGCAGATCTGATAGATGTTTGGTTTGATAGTGGAGCTATGCCGTATGCACAACATCATTTTCCTTTTGAGAATAAAAATTTATTTCCCCTCCCCTTTGGGGAGGGAAAGGGAGGGGCTTCTTTCCCTGCTGATTTCATTGCAGAAGGAGTTGACCAAACAAGAGGATGGTTTTACACACTTCACGCTATTGCGGCTTTGTGTTTTGATTCCGTTGCGTATAAAAATGTAGTAAGCAACGGTCTGGTGCTTGACAAGAACGGGAACAAAATGAGCAAGCGCCTCGGCAATGCAGCTGATCCATTTTCCACGCTTGAAAAATACGGTCCTGATGCAGTGCGTTGGTACATGGTTACCAATGCGGATCCATGGGACAATTTGAAATTCGACCTTGAAGGAGTTGCTGAAAAGCAAAGAAGTTTTTTTGGAACACTTTACAATACTTATGCTTTCTTCGCTCTATATGCAAACATTGACAATTTTGCTTTTGTAGAAAAAGAAATTCCGCTGAAAAACAAATCGGAAATTGACCGCTGGATTTTATCTGAACTTAATTCACTTGTCAAAGTTGTTGATGAAAGTTACAGCAGTTACGAACCGACAAAAGCAGGACGCGCTATCGAGACTTTTGTGGATGAACATTTAAGTAACTGGTATGTTCGTTTGAGCAGAAGAAGATTCTGGAAAGGAGATTATTCTCAGGACAAAATTTCTGCTTATCAGACTTTGTATCGCTGTTTGGAAGTTGTTGCTCAATTGGCATCTCCTATCGCTCCTTTCTTCTCTGATAAATTGTTCAAGGATTTAAATGATGTAACAAAGAAACAAAATTCTGAAAGCGTTCACCTGAGCATTTTCCCCAAAGCGGATGAAACTGTAATTGATAAACCGCTGGAAGAGCGAATGGAAATGGCACAGAAGATTTCTTCCATGATTCTTTCCATCCGCAAAAAAGAAAACATAAGAGTAAGACAGCCATTAAATAAAATTCAGATACCTGTTTTGGATGAATCGAATAAAAAGAAAATCGAAGCTGTGAAAGATTTAATCCTTTCGGAAGTGAATGTGAAAGCGATTGAGTTTGTGGATGAATCGACAACACTAATTGTTAAAAGCTTGAAGTTGAATTTTAAAACGCTTGGAAAAAAATGCGGAAAGGACATGAAAGAAGTTCAGCAATATGCCAATGCTAATGCCCCGGAGATCATATCTTCAATAGAAAAAACTGGTAAGATTGATATTGGTATAAACGGTGCTAACTACACCCTTCAAAATGAAGATGTGGAGATTATCCCAGTTGACATTCCCGGCTGGAAAGTGGCAAACAGTGGTTCGCTTACTGTTGCGCTTGACATCACTATTACTCCACAATTAAGAGAAGAAGGTATTGCCCGTGAGATAGTAAATCGCATTCAGAATCTACGAAAAGAGAACAAATTTGAGGTCACGGATAGGATAGATGTAAGGGTGAAAAACCATCCTAAAATTAATTCCGCCATTATTAATAATTTAGATTACATTCGCGCGGAAATTTTAGCAAATGCGTTTGAAATCGTAAATGAGATTAATGGAAACGGAGTTGAGATTGAGGTGGATGATGAGATAAAAACAATGGTCGCGATAGACCGCATCAAACAATTAAACTAA
- a CDS encoding lipoprotein signal peptidase yields MENSEVNSAKSESTQIPLPSGGGRGGLRALLIVFLVLLIDQFVKIWIKTHMTLGDQISVIENFFYIHFTENYGMAFGLELEGSYGKLLLSLFRILAVGGIGWYLYVLVKQKAHSGLIFSISLIMAGAIGNILDSAYYGLIFSESTPMDAAMLFPEEGGYAGFLHGAVVDMFYFNSHFDHVFWSDKPFTFSFPIFNISDSAITIGVIIIFIFQRKFFRHEKKADTNNESVANVTNEAPQNNS; encoded by the coding sequence ATGGAAAATTCAGAAGTGAATAGTGCAAAATCTGAAAGCACACAAATTCCCCTCCCTTCGGGAGGGGGGAGGGGTGGGCTAAGGGCTCTACTCATCGTTTTTCTCGTTCTTCTGATTGACCAGTTCGTTAAGATTTGGATTAAGACACACATGACTTTGGGAGATCAGATTTCTGTCATTGAAAATTTTTTTTACATCCATTTCACAGAAAATTATGGAATGGCTTTCGGGCTGGAACTGGAAGGATCTTACGGCAAATTACTTCTGAGTTTATTCCGCATTCTTGCTGTTGGCGGAATCGGATGGTATTTATACGTACTTGTAAAACAAAAAGCACACAGCGGACTCATCTTCAGCATTTCGCTCATTATGGCTGGAGCCATCGGGAATATTTTAGACAGTGCGTATTACGGATTAATTTTTTCTGAAAGCACTCCGATGGATGCAGCCATGCTTTTTCCTGAAGAGGGTGGCTACGCAGGATTTCTTCATGGAGCGGTGGTGGATATGTTTTATTTCAACTCCCATTTTGATCATGTTTTCTGGAGCGATAAACCATTTACATTTTCATTTCCCATTTTTAATATTTCCGACTCGGCAATTACCATAGGAGTAATTATTATATTTATTTTTCAGAGAAAATTTTTCAGGCATGAAAAGAAAGCCGATACCAATAACGAATCTGTTGCAAATGTTACGAATGAAGCGCCACAAAATAATTCGTAA
- a CDS encoding helix-turn-helix transcriptional regulator — protein MPDIGAEVAKVMAQRGTTKTGLARLLGCHASTVTRVLKNQETSNRFLLRLCKALRYNFFKLYVDELQKEFPGDELLSPGKSAEKEIVELRKENADLKEKISYLKTIQELVMKKK, from the coding sequence ATGCCGGATATAGGTGCAGAGGTAGCCAAAGTGATGGCTCAAAGAGGAACAACCAAGACAGGGCTTGCCCGCCTGCTTGGCTGCCATGCGTCCACAGTTACGCGCGTTTTGAAAAACCAGGAAACAAGCAACCGGTTTCTGCTGCGCCTTTGCAAAGCGCTCAGGTATAATTTCTTTAAACTTTATGTGGATGAACTGCAAAAAGAATTTCCGGGCGATGAGCTTTTATCGCCAGGCAAATCGGCAGAAAAAGAAATAGTGGAATTACGCAAAGAGAACGCTGATCTGAAAGAAAAAATATCTTACCTGAAAACCATTCAGGAGTTGGTGATGAAGAAGAAGTAG